TGGCGGCGCTGTTCCACCAGTTTGTCATCAGGGACGGCATCATGAGCCGTATGCGGATGCGTTGACCGGGCGTGGCCCGCAACAAAAAACGGCGCCAGAGGGCGCCGTTTTTTATGGGTAAAGCCTCAGGCCGCACTCCCTGCGGCATAGCCGGATGACCATGCCCACTGGAAGTTATAGCCCCCCAGCCAGCCCGTGACATCCACCACCTCCCCAATGAAGTACAGGCCCGGCACGCTTTTGGCCATCATGGTTTTGGAGTCCAGACCGCGCGTATCCACCCCGCCCCGCGTGACCTCGGCCTTTTTGTAACCCACCGTGCCGGACGGCACGATCTGCCATTGCTGCAATGCCGGCGTCAGGCTGGCCAGTTGTTTGGGGCTGTATTGCTTGAGTGGCAGGTTCTGGCCCCAGCGGCTGATAAAGGCCTGGGCAAAGCTGCGCGGGAGTTTTTCCGAGAGGATGGTCAGCAGGTACGCATCGCGGCTGGCCGATGCCAGCCATTCGGCCATATCAACATCCGGCAAGAGGTTGATGGTGATCGGCTGGCCCGGCTGCCAATACGATGAAATCTGCAAAATGGCCGGACCCGACACCCCGCGGTGCGTCAGCAAGATGGCCTCGCGGAACTTGCCCTTGCCACTGCGCACTTCCACGTCATCAATCGCCACGCCGGCCAGTTCTGTCCACAAGTCCTGCGGCTGGAAGGTCAGCGGCACCAGCGCCGCCGTTGTAGGCAACATGTTCAGGCCAAACTGTTTTGCCAGCTCGTAGCCCCACGCCGTAGCGCCGATTTGCGGGATCGACAACCCGCCACTGGCCACCACCAAAGACTGGCACTGCCAGGTCTCTGCGGCGGTCTCTACCTCAAACCCGCCTTCCACCTGGCGTACTGCCAGCACCGCCGTACCCATGCGCCAGGTCGCGCCGCCGTCATCCACCTCGGCCTTGAGCATGTCGATGATGGCTTGCGAGCCATCGTCACAGAACAACTGGCCCAGGGTTTTTTCATGAAACCCGAGGCCGTGTTTTTGTACCAGCTTGATGAAGTCGTGCTGCGAGTAACGCGCCAGCGCAGATTTGACGTAATGCGGGTTATCCGAGAGATAACACTCCGGCCGGGCATCCAGATTGGTGAAATTGCAGCGGCCACCGCCAGAAATACGGATTTTCTCTGCCAGTTTGGTGGCGTGGTCGATCAACACCACCTTGCGGCCACGCTGGCCTGCTGTGGCCGCGCACATCATGCCTGCCGCACCGGCACCTACAACAACAACATCACAGACCGGCATGGCGGCTTACTCTTTCAGGAAAAAAGCGATTTTAGCGGTTTTACACAGCCTGTTCGCGCCGGCAGTGGATAAAAAAAGGCGGCCGCAGCCGCCTTTGTCTGGCATGGCACGATCAGAAGTACACAATGCCCATGGCGCGTTTGACTTCATCAAGCGTCTTCGCCGTCTGCTCGCGGGCTTTCTCGGTGCCGGCTTTCAGGATCGCCATGACCTGATCCGGATGCGCGGCCAGTTCTTCGCGGCGCGCGCGGATCGGGGCCAGCAGCGCTTGCAGTTTTTCTTCCAGATAACGCTTGATCACGCTGTCGCCCAAGCCGCCGCGCTGGTAGTGCGCTTTTAGCTCAGCCACCTTTTCGATATCCGTATCAAACACGTCCAGATAGGTGAACACCACGTTGCCTTCCACCTGGCCGGGGTCGGCCACGCGCAGGTGGTTGGGATCGGTGTACATCATCTTCACGGCTTTGGTGATGTCGTCGCTTGATGCGCCCAGCGTCAGCGAGTTGCCCAAAGACTTGGACATCTTGGCCTTGCCATCAATGCCTGGCAGGCGCGCGCCGTTTTCCGGCACCAGAGCGCGGCATTCGACCAGGATTTCCTGGTTCACGCTGGCGTTGAACTTGCGCACCACTTCGTTGGTTTGCTCGATCATCGGGATCTGATCCGCACCGACTGGCACCACGGTCGCCTTGAACGCGCTGATATCGGCCGCCTGCGCCACCGGGTAGGTCATGAAACCGGCCGGAATATCGCGCTCAAAGCCGCGCAGCTTGATTTCATCCTTGATGGTCGGGTTGCGTTCCAGCCGCGAGACCGTCACCAGGTTCAGATAGTAAGAGAACAGTTCCGGCAGTTCCGGCACCAGGCTCTGGATAAAGATCGTGCTCTTGGCAGGATCAATACCCACGGCCAGGTAATCCAGCGCCACTTGCAGGACGTTGTCGCTGACCTTGGTGTAATTGCCCATGTTGTCGGTCAGCGCCTGGGTATCGGCCAGCAGCAGATACTGTTTGCAAACGTCTTGCAGCATGACGCGGTTGCGCAAAGAGCCGACAAAGTGGCCCAGGTGCAGCGGGCCGGTGGTGCGGTCACCGGTCAGGATGATGTCGCTGGACGTGACGGTATTGGTAGACATGACATAACCTCAATTCAGTTGCCGGTTGCCAGGTGCTGCGCCGGCACGCCGCGCATAAAAAAACCCGGTGTGCCAGCTGAGAGCATCCGGGTTTTACAGACGAAACCGCGCTGCTCCTAAATGGAGCGCCACCAATGTGTGAATGCGGGTTTCGTAATCAAAATCATGGCGGGCAGTCTGCCCGCTCAGGCGGGCCGGGTCAAGCCTGGCGCCCGGCGCTGTGGCGTGGTTTGGCGCACTGCATGGCAACGCGTTATCCTGAAACATTCCCTTTGCATGCAATGATCATGTCCGATACCCCGCTCATCCACCGCGCCAGCCCGGAAGGCAAGGTTAAATCTGGCCGCCGCCCGCACAAAGTCACGCCAGATACCGTGCTGGCATTCTGGTTTGGCTGCCCGGACGACCCGGACTTCAACCAGCCGCGCAAAGTATGGTTTGAGAAAGACGAGGCCTTTGATCACGTGATCCGCCGCCACTTTGAAGGGGCGCTGCACGACGCCGCCAAGGGCAAGCTGGATGGCTGGGGCAAAGATGCGCAAGGCGCGCTGGCCCTTGTGATCCTGCTGGATCAGTTTTCCCGCAATCTGTTCCGCGGTTCCGCGCAGGCATTTGCCCAGGACGAACGCGCCCGCCACTGGGCCAATGTGGCGCTGGAACATGGCTGGGATCAGCAAGTTGCCCCGGTGCAGCGCGTGTTCTTTTACCTGCCGCTGGAACACTCGGAAGACCTGGCGCATCAACATCGGTGCGTATCACTGATGGCGCAGTTCAAGGGTAACCCTGAGATGGAAAACTATTACGATTACGCCGTGAAGCACCATGCAGTGATCGAAGAATTTGGACGGTTTCCGCACCGCAATGCGGTGTTGGGGCGGGAGAATACGACGGCGGAAGAGGTGCATCTGGCGTTGCCGGGGAGCGGGTTTTGATACGCCCAGGGCAGATAAATAGAAGTAGAGCCAACTGATCGGTGCAATAAACAAGGCAAACATCCAGCACAACATCATGCCAATCAGTTTGAGCAATGGCATTGACTTGCCGCGCCCCCTCTTTTCAATCCACCGTCAACCCACGCACCTCTGCCTCCTGGTGCCGTTCCTGCTCATGCATCACCACATCGGCCAACTGCCGTTTGAGCGCATTAAACTCAGCCGAACTGGCGTCACGCGGGCGGGGTAAATCAACGGCGATATCCAGCTTCACCGTCCCCGGCCGGTAAGACAGCGCAATGATGCGGTCGGCCAGATAGATGGATTCTTCAATGCTGTGCGTGACAAACAGCACCGTCTTTTTCAGCGACGCCTGAATCTTCAGCAGTTCATCCTGCAAGCTGCGGCGGGTGAGCGCATCGAGCGCGCCAAAGGGTTCATCCATCAGCATGATGGGGGAATCAAGCGCCAGAATCCGCGCAATGGCCACGCGCTGGCGCATGCCGCCAGACAAATCCTTGGGGAAGCGGTCTTTGAATTCGGTCAGCCGCAGTGTTTCCAGCAGCCGGTCTACGGTTTGTTTGAGCGCGGCGGCAGGCGTTTTGCGGATCTGCAAACCAAAGCCGATGTTCTGGGCCACGGTCATCCAGGGGAACAGCGCGTATTCCTGAAACACCATGCCACGATCAGGGCCGGTATCGGTCACCGGTTTACCTGCCACCAGCACTTGCCCGGCACTGGCCAGAGAGAACCCGGCCACGGCGTTGAGCAGCGTGGATTTGCCGCAGCCGGACGGCCCCAGCAAACAGACAAACTGGCCAGCCGGGATATCGATATTGATATCGCGCAGGGCTTCGACATCGCCCCCCGCAGAAGCGAACACTTTACTGGCGTGTTCAATCCGGATTTGCGCTTCAGCCACGATCCCGCTCCAGGCCACGATGCCAGCGCAGCAAATGGTTGTTGATCCGCGCCATGATCAGATCAATCGCCAGCCCGATCAGGCCAATGCTGAGCATGCCGGCAATGATTTTGTCGGACCAGAAATACTCCCGCGCTTCCAGAATGCGGAACCCCAGGCCGTTGTTCACGGCAATCATCTCCGCCACGATCACCACAATAAACGCCGTGCCCATGCCAATGCGCGCGCCGGACAAAATATATGGCGTAGCGGCGGGCATGATCACGCGGGTGAACAGCGTGAAACGGTCCGCGCCCAGATTGCGCGCAGCGCGCAGGTAAATGAGATCAACATGCTGCACGCCGGCGATGGTGTTCATCAGCACCGGAAAAAACGCGCCCAGCGCAATCAGGAAAATGGCGGGCGGGTTACCCAGGCCAAACCACAGGATCGACAACGGAATAAACGCAATCGGCGGAATGGGCCGGATCAGCTGAATCAGCGGGTTGAACCAGTCGTTCACCCGCGTACTGGCACCCATCGCCAATCCCAACGGCAGCGCCAGCACCGTGCCGATGGCAAAGCCGGAGACCACGCGGGTCAGGCTGCCAATGGCGTCACGGATCAGTTCGCCAGAAAACAGCCACGCCAGTTTGCTGCCACTTGCGGGGTCGTACGGATCAGCCGGGGTCAGGTACGCCCACCAGCGCACCACCACCTGCACGGGCGAAGGCAACACCTGCGGGTTGATCCATTTAAGGGTAGAGGCCAGTTGCCAGAGGATCAGCAACGTCAGCGGCACCCACAGCCCGCGCAAGGCGGCTTTGAGACGGGAATCAGCCACAGCGCCTCACTTCACGTTGAGCGATTTTTTGGCCTGATCCAGCAGATCAAGCTTCACCCAGTCTTTGGCCACCGGCGGTTTGGCCATGCGCCCTACCCCATACTTGACCATGAAATCCGTCGTGGTCTGGATATGCTCCACCGTCAACTCATAGGCAAACGGCGAGTTTTCGATGGCGTCTTTGTAATCATCGGGCGTGATCTGGCCCTTGAACATGTTGTTGACCACATAGTTCTGCGCCAGCTTGGGGTCATCCATGAACGCGCGGGTGGATTGCACAAAACACTTCATGAATTTGGCGGCCAGTGGCTTGTTGTTGTAGAGCTTTTCCGTCATCACCAGGGTTCGGATCGGCTCGCCCATGGGCGTGTCGTACGGCTTGAGCAATTCGGTACCAAAGCCCTTGTTGATGGCTTGCGAGGCCTGCGGTTCAGATTGCGCCATGGCGTCGATCTGCTTTTGCATCAGCGCCTGGTTCAGATCGGCAAACGGCAGATAGACAATCTGCACGTCCTTGCCCGGCTGGTCAGACCAGGTCAGCCCGGCTTTGGCCAGTTCAGCCAGCAGCAAGAGTTCCTGCGCCCCGCCACGCGCCACGCCGATCTTCTTGCCCTTCATGTCGGCCACTTTCTTGATGGGCGAACCGGCAGCGACCACAATGCGCGCGCCGCCCTTGGCAAACCCCGCCACGGCAAAGATCGGCGCCCCGCCCGCGCGCCCGGCAATGGCCGCATCCGCAGCGCTGGCCGCCACATCGATATCGCCCGCCACAATGGCCGGCATGATATCCAGCCCCTTGGCAAACATGCGCTCTTCAATCTTGATCCCGCATTTGGGGGCCAGTTCTTTCATGTAAGAGATCGCGCCGTAATGGGCGAACTTGAGGTTGCCAAGGCGGATGACGTCATCGTCACAGAACGCCTGGCCGGCCGTTGCAGCCAGCACCACACCTGCCAGAAACCAGCGAGCTTGCATGCTTTACTCCTGAAATCGAAATCCGGTTTGCCAAAAAGCCGGGCAAACCCCGACCCTACAAAAACGTATTTATTTCATGAACTTGCGTGACATCAGCCGCAGATCGCGCGCTGAATCACCAATGCATAAGCTGTTGTCATTGTGGCTGAAGTGCCGGCAATTGGCAGAAGATGCGGGAAATCTTGTAGCGCCGCTGTGGCATATCGGGCGCGGTGGACAACAAAAAAGGCGCCTGCTGGCGCCTTTTTTTATGGCTGACCGGCAACCGGTCAATGTACTTGCGGGCCGGGCGGCACTGCGGCTGCGCCGGTAAAGAGCTGGGCGACGTCGACGGCGTCGAACTCGTACTCTTTGCCACAGAATTCGCAGGTCACGTCGACCTTCTTGCGTTCCTGGATCACGCTTTCCACTTCTTCGCGGCCGACCATCTTGAGCATGCCGCCAACGCGCTCGCGCGAGCACGTGCAAGAAAAGCGCGGGGTTTGCGGGTCGAACACGCGGACGATTTCCTGGTGGAACAGGCGGTAGAGCACGTCACGCGGGGCCAGGCCCAGCAGCTCGTCGTCGGTGATGGTTTCGGCCAGTTTCTGCACGCGGTCCCACGCATCGGCATCGCCTTTGCCGGCGGGCATTTTCTGCACCAGCAAGCCGGCGGCGCCGCCGTTCTGGCTGGTCAGCCACATGCGGGTTTCCAGTTGCTCGGAGTGCTGCATGTAGTGTTCGATGATCTGGGCAACGCTCTGGCCCGATTCATAGGCCACGATGCCCTGATAGGTCTCGCCTTCGTCCGGGTCCAGCGTGATGATGAAGCGGCCCTTGCCCAGCAAATCGCCCAGTTCGGCGTCCGGGATATCGCCATCCCAGCGGGCGGTGGCACGCAGGGTCATGTCGCTGGTGCATTCGACCACAATCAGCTTCACCGGGCCGGAGCCGTGCAGCTGCATGATCATGGTGCCTTCAAACTTGAGCGTGGCCGACAACAGCGCGGCGGCGGCCATCAGTTCGCCAATGCGCTTTTGCAGCACCGGCGGGTAGTTGTGGCGGCTCATGACCTCGTGCACGGTGTCGTGCAATTGCACGACTTCGCCACGCACGGGCGCTTCTTCAAATACAAATCGTTCCAGAATGTCTTGCATGGTGTATTCCTGATTGCCTTTGCTGGCTGATTCCGGGGTCAAACGCGCTGGCCGGTCAGGCTTTGGCGAGCTCGATGGTATAGCTGGTCATGGGCAGCGACGAATTCACATCAAACGCGCAACCGGCTTCAACGCCGATCCGCGCCAGTTCCGTCGCGTCCATTTTCGGGTTGTCGTAATGTGCATGGATGGCACCCAGCGCATAATCCGCGCCGCTGCCGATGGCCCAGAAACGACTGTATTCGTAGACCTCGCGCAGGCTGAAAATGCCGTAAATGCCATGCGGATTGGCCAGCAAAACAGTCATCTGGCTCGATTCATACGGGTCGTTGTCTTCTTCTTCGGTCTTGAGGAAGAAGTCGTCTTTCAGTTTAACGTGCAGTTTGCGAAAGCTCTCAAAAATGGCCGGACGGCTGCTGAAGTCCAGTTTTTTGGGTTTCTTGAGCGCGGCCTGCAAGACAAGGTCATGCGCGGCACTGCCCGAGATCGCAAAATACCCGCCGTGTGCTTCAAAAATCTTGTTCCATTGTGCATCCAGCCCCGCACCAAGGCGGGTTTCGCCAAAGGTGGACTGACTATCCGCCGCAATGGCGACCTGGTTTCCTTTACGGACTACCACAACCGTGGTCATTGATTATCCTTGATGAATGCGATGAGTTTGCGCAATGCGTGCTGCACAGTGGCGGCGCGCACGGCGTGGCGATCACCGCTGAAAATCCTGCGTTCTGTTTCTATCCCCATGGGCGTGGCCCAGGCAAACCAGACCGTGCCGACCGGCTTTTCTGCCGACCCGCCACCCGGCCCCGCCACACCGGACACCGCCACCGCCCACTGCGCCCGGGCAGCGTCTGCCGCGCCTTGCGCCATGGCGGCAACCACGGGCTCGCTGACTGCGCCGACGGTTTCCAGGAACATGGGCGGCACGCCCAGCATGTCGACCTTGGCGATATTGGCGTAGGTGACAAAACCACGCTCGAACCAGTTGCTGGAACCGGGCACATCCGTGATCGCACCGGCGATCAGGCCACCGGTGCAGGATTCTGCGGTGGTGACAGTCTGACCGTGGGCCAGCAGCAGGTGGCCGAGTTCTTCGGCCAGGACGTAAGTGGGGTAAGTGGCGTCTTGCGGCATTTTTTCAATATGTAGAGGTGAGTCGGTTTACTTCGTCATGTGGGTGGAGCCATGCGCAATTTGCATGGATGAAAGCGCTTGTCCATCACTTCGTCATTGCCGACCTGGGCGGCCCCTGGCGGGAATCAAGCTGCACTGTGTGCCTGGACCAGTAAACCCGAACCGCTGTTAGCGCCCAACAGCACTGCCGAAGGGGACTCACTTCAAAAACAACTTCAACCCCAACAGCAGCTTCAACGCCAGTCGCACATCCCGATCTACCAAAAACACAGGCCCGCATTCGCGGGCCAGTCAGTTCACACCATCAATCCACAATCAGCGGCGTGGCGGGCACGCGCAAGAAGTGTTCGCGGTAGAACTTGAGTTCTTCAATCGACTCGTGAATGTCGGCCAGAGCGGTGTGCTTGCCTTGTTTCTTGAACTGGCGGGCGATCTCGGGTTGCCAGCGTTTGCACAGTTCCTTGAGCGTAGAGACGTCCAGGTTGCGGTAGTGGAACCATTCTTCCAGTTGCGGCATGCCGCGGGCCATGAAGCGGCGGTCCTGGCAGATGGAGTTGCCGCACATGGGCGAGGTGCGCTGCGGGACGTACTCTTGCACGAAGGCCAGTGCTTCGCGTTCGACATCGGCCACGCTCAGGGTCGAGGCCTTGATGCGGTCGATCAGGCCGGAACGGCCATGCGTGCCTTTGTTCCAGTCGTCCATGGCGTCCAGCACGCTGTCGGGCTGATGCACGGCCCAGGACGGGCTTTCGGCAATGATGTTCAACTGGCTGTCGGTAACGACGATGGCAAGTTCAATGATGCGGTCGTTATCCGGGTCCAGACCGGTCATTTCCATGTCCAGCCAGAGCAGATTGTTCTGGTCTTGTGCCATTGCGCTTTCCTTGCTTGCCTGATTCAGAATGCGCAGATTATAGCGCATCCCCTGACTGCACCGCGGCTGGCTTGACATTGGCATGGCGCTCGGCAAGAAAGAAATGGCGGGACAGCCCGATCTGATGCGGACAAGGCCCGCCCTTACCGGGAGCCCATCATGCCTGCCCCTTTACCGAATCGGGATATCAGCCTTTTGGCTGCGCGTATCCTGCTGGCCCTGCTTTATCTGCTGAGCGGTTTGTCCAAAGTGACGGCGTTTGACGGCGCGGTGCAATACGCGGCGTCGCACAATCTGCCCTTGCCACAAGTGGGCATTGTGATTGCCATCCTGGTTGAATTGCCGCTGGCAATCTTGCTGATCCTGGGCTGGCAGACGCGCTTGCTGGCCTGGGTGTTTGCCATCTATACCGTGGCCACGGCGCTGTTCTTTCACAACTTCTGGGATGTCGCGGACGCCGCCCAGCACGGCAACCAGTTCATTCATTTCTGGAAAAACATCGCCATCACCGGGGGTTACCTGGCGCTGGCGGGTGCCGGCAGCGGCCGTATTGCGATCCGGCCAGACTAGCCCCCGAGACGGGCGTCAGACGATTCCTGCACGATTTGGCGCACAGTTGACCTTGCCGGGCGCGGTTTGCCTGCCGAAACTCAATAGGCAGTGCTGCGCCTGCATTCTTCCCATCCGGCCGCCTGGAGCGCCCAGCCATGAGTGATCCACACGCAATCTTGCCAGATCAACCCGCCAGCGCAGGCCGCCGCCGCGTGCTGATCGCGTCTGGCCTGTTGCTGGGTTCGCTGGCGCTATCGGGGCGGCTGGTGCAGACGGTGCTGGCCGATACGCCGGCCCGTGACGCGGCGTTTTTGCAGTTGTCGCAACTGCTCACCGGCCGGCCACAACTGGATGCCACCATCGCTCACCGGTTTTATTCGGCACTGGGCGTCAGCAATGGCCAGCTGGATAGCCAGATTCAGGAGATCGCCGGTGAAGCGCAGACCAACAGTCTGACCAGCGCCGAGGAATTGCTGGCGGCGCTGGATGCCAACAAGCCAGAACTGGCCAAAACCGCCCGCACGATCATTGCAGCGTGGTATTCCGGCGTGGTGGGCGAAGGCCCGCAAGCGCTGGTCATTACCTATGCGGATGCCTTGATGTTTGATCTCACCAAGGATGCCACCATGCCCCCGTCTTATTGTCAGGCCGCGCCGCTGTACTGGTCGGCCAAGCCGCCTCTGGCCTGATCTGGAATCCGTTTATGCCTGCAAATGATCATTCCGCAGATGTCAT
This is a stretch of genomic DNA from Silvimonas iriomotensis. It encodes these proteins:
- a CDS encoding MFS transporter, with the translated sequence MTTVVVVRKGNQVAIAADSQSTFGETRLGAGLDAQWNKIFEAHGGYFAISGSAAHDLVLQAALKKPKKLDFSSRPAIFESFRKLHVKLKDDFFLKTEEEDNDPYESSQMTVLLANPHGIYGIFSLREVYEYSRFWAIGSGADYALGAIHAHYDNPKMDATELARIGVEAGCAFDVNSSLPMTSYTIELAKA
- a CDS encoding ABC transporter permease, producing MADSRLKAALRGLWVPLTLLILWQLASTLKWINPQVLPSPVQVVVRWWAYLTPADPYDPASGSKLAWLFSGELIRDAIGSLTRVVSGFAIGTVLALPLGLAMGASTRVNDWFNPLIQLIRPIPPIAFIPLSILWFGLGNPPAIFLIALGAFFPVLMNTIAGVQHVDLIYLRAARNLGADRFTLFTRVIMPAATPYILSGARIGMGTAFIVVIVAEMIAVNNGLGFRILEAREYFWSDKIIAGMLSIGLIGLAIDLIMARINNHLLRWHRGLERDRG
- a CDS encoding CinA family protein codes for the protein MPQDATYPTYVLAEELGHLLLAHGQTVTTAESCTGGLIAGAITDVPGSSNWFERGFVTYANIAKVDMLGVPPMFLETVGAVSEPVVAAMAQGAADAARAQWAVAVSGVAGPGGGSAEKPVGTVWFAWATPMGIETERRIFSGDRHAVRAATVQHALRKLIAFIKDNQ
- a CDS encoding DUF924 family protein, with protein sequence MSDTPLIHRASPEGKVKSGRRPHKVTPDTVLAFWFGCPDDPDFNQPRKVWFEKDEAFDHVIRRHFEGALHDAAKGKLDGWGKDAQGALALVILLDQFSRNLFRGSAQAFAQDERARHWANVALEHGWDQQVAPVQRVFFYLPLEHSEDLAHQHRCVSLMAQFKGNPEMENYYDYAVKHHAVIEEFGRFPHRNAVLGRENTTAEEVHLALPGSGF
- the trpS gene encoding tryptophan--tRNA ligase, coding for MSTNTVTSSDIILTGDRTTGPLHLGHFVGSLRNRVMLQDVCKQYLLLADTQALTDNMGNYTKVSDNVLQVALDYLAVGIDPAKSTIFIQSLVPELPELFSYYLNLVTVSRLERNPTIKDEIKLRGFERDIPAGFMTYPVAQAADISAFKATVVPVGADQIPMIEQTNEVVRKFNASVNQEILVECRALVPENGARLPGIDGKAKMSKSLGNSLTLGASSDDITKAVKMMYTDPNHLRVADPGQVEGNVVFTYLDVFDTDIEKVAELKAHYQRGGLGDSVIKRYLEEKLQALLAPIRARREELAAHPDQVMAILKAGTEKAREQTAKTLDEVKRAMGIVYF
- a CDS encoding NAD(P)/FAD-dependent oxidoreductase codes for the protein MPVCDVVVVGAGAAGMMCAATAGQRGRKVVLIDHATKLAEKIRISGGGRCNFTNLDARPECYLSDNPHYVKSALARYSQHDFIKLVQKHGLGFHEKTLGQLFCDDGSQAIIDMLKAEVDDGGATWRMGTAVLAVRQVEGGFEVETAAETWQCQSLVVASGGLSIPQIGATAWGYELAKQFGLNMLPTTAALVPLTFQPQDLWTELAGVAIDDVEVRSGKGKFREAILLTHRGVSGPAILQISSYWQPGQPITINLLPDVDMAEWLASASRDAYLLTILSEKLPRSFAQAFISRWGQNLPLKQYSPKQLASLTPALQQWQIVPSGTVGYKKAEVTRGGVDTRGLDSKTMMAKSVPGLYFIGEVVDVTGWLGGYNFQWAWSSGYAAGSAA
- the orn gene encoding oligoribonuclease, with the protein product MAQDQNNLLWLDMEMTGLDPDNDRIIELAIVVTDSQLNIIAESPSWAVHQPDSVLDAMDDWNKGTHGRSGLIDRIKASTLSVADVEREALAFVQEYVPQRTSPMCGNSICQDRRFMARGMPQLEEWFHYRNLDVSTLKELCKRWQPEIARQFKKQGKHTALADIHESIEELKFYREHFLRVPATPLIVD
- the hslO gene encoding Hsp33 family molecular chaperone HslO yields the protein MQDILERFVFEEAPVRGEVVQLHDTVHEVMSRHNYPPVLQKRIGELMAAAALLSATLKFEGTMIMQLHGSGPVKLIVVECTSDMTLRATARWDGDIPDAELGDLLGKGRFIITLDPDEGETYQGIVAYESGQSVAQIIEHYMQHSEQLETRMWLTSQNGGAAGLLVQKMPAGKGDADAWDRVQKLAETITDDELLGLAPRDVLYRLFHQEIVRVFDPQTPRFSCTCSRERVGGMLKMVGREEVESVIQERKKVDVTCEFCGKEYEFDAVDVAQLFTGAAAVPPGPQVH
- a CDS encoding DoxX family protein translates to MAARILLALLYLLSGLSKVTAFDGAVQYAASHNLPLPQVGIVIAILVELPLAILLILGWQTRLLAWVFAIYTVATALFFHNFWDVADAAQHGNQFIHFWKNIAITGGYLALAGAGSGRIAIRPD
- a CDS encoding ABC transporter substrate-binding protein — protein: MQARWFLAGVVLAATAGQAFCDDDVIRLGNLKFAHYGAISYMKELAPKCGIKIEERMFAKGLDIMPAIVAGDIDVAASAADAAIAGRAGGAPIFAVAGFAKGGARIVVAAGSPIKKVADMKGKKIGVARGGAQELLLLAELAKAGLTWSDQPGKDVQIVYLPFADLNQALMQKQIDAMAQSEPQASQAINKGFGTELLKPYDTPMGEPIRTLVMTEKLYNNKPLAAKFMKCFVQSTRAFMDDPKLAQNYVVNNMFKGQITPDDYKDAIENSPFAYELTVEHIQTTTDFMVKYGVGRMAKPPVAKDWVKLDLLDQAKKSLNVK
- a CDS encoding ABC transporter ATP-binding protein, producing MAEAQIRIEHASKVFASAGGDVEALRDINIDIPAGQFVCLLGPSGCGKSTLLNAVAGFSLASAGQVLVAGKPVTDTGPDRGMVFQEYALFPWMTVAQNIGFGLQIRKTPAAALKQTVDRLLETLRLTEFKDRFPKDLSGGMRQRVAIARILALDSPIMLMDEPFGALDALTRRSLQDELLKIQASLKKTVLFVTHSIEESIYLADRIIALSYRPGTVKLDIAVDLPRPRDASSAEFNALKRQLADVVMHEQERHQEAEVRGLTVD
- a CDS encoding sugar dehydrogenase complex small subunit, with the protein product MSDPHAILPDQPASAGRRRVLIASGLLLGSLALSGRLVQTVLADTPARDAAFLQLSQLLTGRPQLDATIAHRFYSALGVSNGQLDSQIQEIAGEAQTNSLTSAEELLAALDANKPELAKTARTIIAAWYSGVVGEGPQALVITYADALMFDLTKDATMPPSYCQAAPLYWSAKPPLA